Proteins encoded in a region of the Azospirillum sp. TSH58 genome:
- a CDS encoding GNAT family N-acetyltransferase, whose amino-acid sequence MNEGLVIRDARPSDAVGIAKVHVATWQSTYPGLVPDAYLVNLSEAAAAMRWHNAVQAHGPGQGALVVVDAADTVVGFATYGGRRIPVEGFEGEFYALYLLDEAQGQGLGRRLMATMAERLQEGGKHTAVVWCLRENPARWFYERLGGLRVAERPIRFAGAELVEIAYGWRDLAPLARLSAGPEMR is encoded by the coding sequence ATGAACGAAGGACTGGTGATTCGCGACGCGCGCCCGTCGGATGCGGTGGGCATCGCCAAGGTCCATGTCGCCACGTGGCAATCCACCTATCCGGGCCTCGTTCCCGATGCCTATCTCGTCAACCTGTCGGAAGCCGCCGCGGCGATGCGCTGGCACAACGCCGTCCAGGCCCATGGGCCGGGGCAGGGCGCCCTGGTTGTGGTGGACGCCGCCGACACCGTGGTCGGATTCGCCACCTACGGCGGGCGCCGCATTCCCGTCGAGGGTTTTGAGGGGGAATTCTACGCCCTGTACCTGCTGGACGAGGCGCAGGGGCAGGGATTGGGCCGCCGCCTGATGGCGACGATGGCCGAACGGCTCCAGGAGGGTGGCAAGCACACCGCCGTGGTCTGGTGCCTGCGCGAGAATCCGGCGCGCTGGTTCTACGAACGGTTGGGCGGCTTGCGGGTGGCGGAACGGCCCATCCGCTTCGCCGGGGCGGAACTGGTGGAGATCGCCTATGGCTGGCGCGACCTCGCCCCGCTTGCACGCTTGTCCGCGGGGCCTGAAATGCGGTAG
- a CDS encoding purine nucleoside permease, which produces MWNTSRWRSAALSALFLLGLGTSAEAAEPVKVKVFVGAMFEIGKNTGDRAGEFQNWYERYWQSAEPITVKGALNPVYCNADGVCGAVLGMGKVSSSASMQAILLNSQLDLSQAYFIISGVAGTPPSRGTIAEVNWATWLVDYDLGHRWAPEEGKPGEPTFMPRKGYESVRLFQLNPALVSWAMKLTGDTPLKDSDSARAYRQRYPQDAARRAPFVGTGTHMTGDTFFHGPGMSEQAQYIAKLYGADDYVITEMEAAAITLVIKRTLGSDRVMSLRGAVNFDQGNPKETTLEHLDPKPGETAGGFAETVENVALVGARMTDHIVAHWDQWQAGVPALPAQ; this is translated from the coding sequence ATGTGGAACACGTCCCGCTGGCGGAGCGCCGCCCTGTCCGCCCTTTTCTTGTTGGGGCTGGGCACCTCCGCCGAAGCGGCTGAGCCGGTCAAGGTCAAGGTGTTCGTCGGCGCCATGTTCGAGATCGGCAAGAACACCGGCGACCGCGCCGGCGAGTTCCAGAACTGGTACGAGCGCTACTGGCAGTCCGCCGAGCCGATCACCGTGAAGGGCGCGCTGAACCCCGTCTACTGCAACGCCGACGGCGTCTGCGGCGCGGTTCTCGGCATGGGCAAGGTCAGCTCCTCCGCGTCGATGCAGGCGATCCTGCTGAACTCGCAGCTCGACCTGTCGCAGGCCTATTTCATCATTTCCGGCGTGGCCGGCACGCCCCCGTCGCGCGGCACCATCGCCGAGGTCAATTGGGCGACCTGGCTGGTGGATTACGATCTGGGCCACCGCTGGGCGCCGGAGGAGGGCAAGCCGGGCGAGCCGACCTTCATGCCGCGCAAGGGCTACGAGTCCGTCCGCCTGTTCCAGCTGAACCCGGCGCTGGTCTCCTGGGCGATGAAGCTGACCGGCGACACGCCGTTGAAGGATTCCGACAGCGCCCGCGCCTACCGCCAGCGCTACCCGCAGGACGCCGCCCGGCGCGCGCCCTTCGTCGGCACCGGCACGCACATGACCGGCGACACCTTCTTCCACGGCCCGGGCATGTCCGAACAGGCGCAGTACATCGCCAAGCTCTACGGCGCCGACGACTACGTCATCACCGAGATGGAGGCCGCGGCGATCACCCTGGTCATCAAGCGCACCCTCGGCTCCGACCGGGTGATGAGCCTGCGCGGTGCCGTGAACTTCGACCAGGGCAACCCCAAGGAAACCACGCTGGAGCATCTCGACCCGAAGCCGGGCGAGACCGCCGGCGGCTTCGCCGAGACGGTGGAGAACGTGGCGCTGGTCGGCGCGCGCATGACCGACCACATCGTCGCCCATTGGGACCAGTGGCAGGCCGGCGTTCCGGCGCTTCCCGCCCAGTGA
- a CDS encoding RsmB/NOP family class I SAM-dependent RNA methyltransferase yields the protein MTPAARLQAVIDLLTEIDETPRPADAVMSAYFRARRYIGSKDRTAVAQTAYAILRRHARLCWWLERQGHPPTPRARALANEILAEGKAAATVKALFGATKFAPDPLAPEEAKLANELDTHTLEHPQMPESVAVECPPWAEEPMRAAMGDRFAVEMRTLLDSAPLDLRINPVKANRESAIKALARAQITATPTQWSPLGLRVQGRPPLGAVDAFKDGLVEIQDEGSQLVAIAVAPKPGQQVVDFCAGAGGKTLAIAALMKNKGRVVACDVLAGRLKRAAERFRRAGLHNIEAHPLSSERDPWVKRHKRKFDRVLVDAPCSGTGTWRRNPDSRWRQLGPGLAELVPLQANILDSAARLVKPGGRLIYATCSLLPEENENQVAAFLETHPDFTVLPVAEVWAEEGAGTPPAEGPYLRLTPARHDTDGFFAAVMVRKAEEEPAAEVDRMAEADPAPSEG from the coding sequence ATGACCCCCGCCGCCCGCCTTCAGGCGGTCATCGACCTGCTGACCGAGATCGACGAAACCCCGCGCCCCGCCGACGCGGTGATGAGCGCTTATTTCCGCGCCCGCCGCTACATCGGGTCGAAAGACCGCACCGCGGTGGCGCAGACGGCCTACGCGATCCTGCGGCGGCACGCCCGGCTGTGCTGGTGGCTGGAGCGTCAGGGCCATCCGCCGACCCCGCGCGCCCGCGCGCTCGCCAACGAGATCCTGGCCGAGGGCAAGGCCGCCGCGACGGTGAAGGCGCTGTTCGGCGCCACCAAGTTCGCCCCGGACCCGCTGGCGCCGGAGGAGGCGAAGCTCGCCAACGAGCTGGACACCCACACGCTGGAACATCCGCAGATGCCGGAGAGCGTGGCCGTGGAATGCCCGCCCTGGGCGGAGGAGCCGATGCGCGCCGCCATGGGCGACCGCTTCGCGGTGGAGATGCGGACCCTGCTGGACTCCGCGCCGCTCGACCTGCGCATCAACCCGGTGAAGGCCAACCGCGAGAGCGCGATCAAGGCGCTGGCCCGCGCTCAGATCACGGCGACGCCGACGCAGTGGTCGCCGCTGGGCCTGCGCGTCCAGGGACGCCCGCCGCTGGGCGCCGTGGACGCCTTCAAGGACGGTCTGGTCGAGATCCAGGACGAGGGCTCGCAGCTCGTGGCGATCGCGGTGGCGCCGAAGCCGGGGCAGCAGGTGGTGGATTTCTGCGCGGGGGCCGGCGGCAAGACGCTGGCCATCGCCGCTCTGATGAAGAACAAGGGCCGCGTCGTCGCCTGCGACGTGCTGGCCGGGCGCCTGAAGCGCGCCGCCGAGCGGTTCCGCCGCGCCGGCCTGCACAACATCGAGGCGCACCCGCTGTCCAGCGAGCGCGACCCCTGGGTGAAGCGCCACAAGCGCAAGTTCGACCGCGTGCTGGTGGACGCGCCGTGCAGCGGCACCGGCACCTGGCGCCGCAACCCCGACAGCCGCTGGCGCCAGCTCGGCCCCGGCCTGGCGGAGCTGGTGCCGCTCCAGGCGAACATCCTGGACAGCGCCGCCCGTCTGGTGAAGCCCGGCGGTCGGCTGATCTACGCCACCTGCTCCCTGCTGCCGGAGGAGAACGAGAATCAGGTGGCCGCCTTCCTGGAGACCCACCCCGACTTCACCGTGCTGCCGGTCGCCGAGGTCTGGGCGGAGGAGGGCGCGGGCACCCCGCCCGCCGAAGGGCCGTATCTGCGCCTGACCCCGGCCCGCCACGACACCGACGGCTTCTTCGCCGCCGTGATGGTGCGCAAGGCGGAGGAGGAGCCGGCTGCGGAGGTGGACCGGATGGCCGAGGCTGATCCGGCGCCTTCAGAAGGGTAA
- a CDS encoding murein transglycosylase A: protein MARAMARVSTLLAFGLLAGCAGDTATGAGPGGNATAASWRPGMEKVSADFRALPGWIDDDHAQALPALQRTCRWVASQPAGKPLGPNPAAGTTSDWRPICEALRGLPDAQPETARRFFEDHFTPVALSEGQEGLFTGYYEVELRGSWTRTERFNVPLYKAPKRTKRGLPSRARITDGALKGKGLEILWVDDPIDAFFLEIQGSGRVRMTDGSVVALGYGGQNGHRYVPIGRHLIDIGYATPEQVTMPLIRRWLTEHPGEARRVMNMNPSYVFFQLRPDVGARGARNMELTAGRSLAVDPGHVPLGVPLWLDVREAPVPQGEIKRLVVAQDTGGAIKGAVRGDLFWGHGAEAAEGAGVMKAKGRYTMLAPRTTSFTLAQRR, encoded by the coding sequence ATGGCGCGTGCGATGGCGCGCGTCTCCACCCTTCTTGCGTTCGGCCTTCTGGCCGGCTGTGCGGGCGACACGGCGACCGGGGCCGGACCGGGCGGCAACGCCACCGCGGCGTCCTGGCGACCGGGAATGGAGAAGGTCTCCGCGGATTTCCGCGCCCTGCCGGGCTGGATCGACGACGACCACGCGCAGGCCCTGCCGGCGCTTCAGCGCACCTGCCGCTGGGTGGCGTCGCAGCCCGCCGGAAAGCCGCTCGGCCCCAACCCCGCCGCCGGCACCACCTCGGACTGGCGCCCGATCTGCGAGGCGCTGCGCGGCCTTCCCGACGCCCAGCCCGAGACGGCCCGCCGCTTCTTCGAGGATCACTTCACCCCCGTCGCCCTGTCCGAGGGGCAGGAGGGGCTGTTCACCGGCTATTACGAGGTCGAGCTGCGCGGCAGCTGGACGCGGACCGAGCGCTTCAACGTTCCCCTCTACAAGGCGCCGAAGCGGACCAAGCGCGGCCTGCCCAGCCGCGCCCGCATCACCGACGGCGCGCTGAAGGGCAAGGGGCTGGAGATCCTGTGGGTGGACGACCCCATCGACGCCTTCTTCCTGGAAATCCAGGGGTCGGGCCGCGTGCGGATGACCGACGGATCGGTGGTGGCTCTGGGCTATGGCGGGCAGAACGGCCACCGCTACGTCCCCATCGGGCGGCACCTGATCGACATCGGCTACGCCACGCCGGAGCAGGTGACCATGCCGCTGATCCGCCGCTGGCTGACCGAGCATCCCGGCGAGGCCCGCCGCGTGATGAACATGAACCCGTCCTACGTCTTCTTCCAGCTCCGTCCCGACGTCGGCGCGCGCGGGGCGCGCAACATGGAGCTGACGGCGGGCCGCAGCCTCGCCGTGGACCCCGGCCATGTCCCGCTGGGCGTGCCGCTGTGGCTGGACGTCCGCGAGGCCCCGGTGCCGCAGGGCGAGATCAAGCGCCTCGTCGTCGCCCAGGACACCGGCGGCGCCATCAAGGGGGCGGTGCGCGGCGACCTGTTCTGGGGCCATGGGGCGGAGGCCGCGGAAGGCGCCGGCGTGATGAAGGCGAAGGGCCGCTACACGATGCTGGCGCCGCGCACCACCTCCTTCACGCTGGCGCAACGCCGCTGA
- a CDS encoding GNAT family N-acetyltransferase, with product MLVRLSALPDREAALAALEDIFFLSTLRKDFASAAERAGFFRTWTGWYVERAPDDVWFALDGDGAILGYLTGCKDSAGAVDLARIIPKYEVFADRFAAFPAHLHVNVRPSYRDRGIGRALVDAYAEDCRADGLPGVHLVTAVFARNVDFYQRAGFIDATQRGPLLFLGRHLR from the coding sequence ATGCTGGTTCGTTTGTCCGCCCTGCCCGACCGCGAGGCCGCCCTCGCCGCGTTGGAGGACATCTTCTTCCTGTCCACGCTGCGCAAGGACTTCGCCTCGGCGGCGGAGCGCGCGGGCTTCTTCCGCACCTGGACGGGCTGGTATGTGGAGCGGGCGCCGGACGACGTGTGGTTCGCCTTGGACGGGGACGGCGCCATCCTCGGCTATCTGACCGGCTGCAAGGACAGCGCCGGGGCGGTGGACCTCGCCCGCATCATCCCAAAATACGAGGTCTTCGCCGACCGCTTCGCCGCCTTTCCCGCCCATCTGCACGTCAACGTCCGGCCAAGCTATCGGGACCGCGGAATCGGACGGGCTCTCGTTGACGCCTACGCCGAGGATTGCCGGGCGGATGGCCTTCCCGGCGTCCACCTCGTCACCGCGGTCTTCGCCCGCAACGTCGACTTTTACCAGCGCGCCGGATTCATCGACGCAACCCAACGCGGCCCCCTGCTGTTCCTAGGCAGACATCTACGCTGA